In Halarcobacter mediterraneus, the following proteins share a genomic window:
- a CDS encoding SDR family oxidoreductase, with protein MKVLLTGSTGYIGRRLKRKLLENKEITLRVYVRNKKTLSKDINKNFEIFEGDTFDKEKLKKALTGIDVAYYLIHSLSRDNYKDLDKISAQNFIDIAQQCGVKKVIYLGGLGVKNEQTSEHLLSRIQTGEILSSKKDIQTIWIRAGVIIGSGSTSFEIIRNLTEKLPIMTTPKWVNTKAQPIAVDDVLKYLEQSLYLKEKKNLIIDIGSEQLTYKQMMLLTAKVLKLKRIIIPLPFLSINLSSYWLNLFTPVQFKVAKALIEGLKSEVIIQNNNARKYFPGINPLSYEKAVKKAVKEIKMNQVISRWSDTDNSAKVWDKDHEKEIADAIYVDRKEKEILTVSKVQVYKSFISIGGKDGWFIFDSLWEVRGFIDKLLGGVGLNRGRKNQYSLNIGESLDFWKVVDIKENERLLLYAQMKVPGDAWLEFKIEDNKLIQSAYFYPKGLFGRIYWYSLVPIHYLVFNNMINSIIKKAEKL; from the coding sequence ATGAAAGTACTACTTACTGGTTCAACTGGGTATATCGGAAGAAGATTAAAAAGAAAACTTCTTGAAAATAAAGAAATAACATTAAGAGTTTATGTTAGAAATAAAAAAACTTTATCAAAAGATATAAATAAAAATTTTGAAATTTTTGAAGGAGATACTTTTGATAAAGAAAAGTTAAAAAAGGCTCTTACAGGAATCGATGTAGCTTATTATTTAATACACTCTTTATCTAGGGATAATTATAAAGATTTAGATAAAATTTCAGCCCAAAACTTTATTGATATAGCCCAGCAATGTGGCGTTAAAAAAGTTATCTATTTAGGTGGACTTGGTGTTAAAAATGAACAAACAAGTGAACACCTCTTAAGTAGAATACAAACAGGAGAAATTTTAAGTTCTAAAAAAGATATTCAAACTATTTGGATAAGAGCTGGGGTTATTATAGGTTCAGGAAGTACTAGTTTTGAGATTATCAGAAACTTAACAGAAAAACTGCCTATTATGACAACCCCTAAATGGGTAAATACAAAAGCACAGCCTATCGCAGTAGATGATGTTTTAAAATATTTAGAACAATCTTTATACTTAAAAGAGAAAAAAAACCTAATAATTGATATAGGAAGTGAACAGCTAACCTATAAACAAATGATGTTGCTTACTGCAAAAGTTTTAAAGTTAAAAAGAATAATTATTCCATTACCTTTTTTATCAATTAATCTTTCATCTTACTGGCTAAATCTTTTTACTCCCGTACAATTTAAAGTAGCAAAAGCACTAATTGAAGGTTTAAAATCAGAAGTCATTATACAAAATAACAATGCAAGAAAATATTTTCCAGGAATAAATCCTTTATCTTATGAAAAAGCTGTTAAAAAAGCCGTAAAAGAAATAAAAATGAATCAAGTTATAAGTCGTTGGTCAGATACAGATAACTCAGCTAAAGTTTGGGATAAAGACCATGAAAAAGAAATTGCCGATGCTATTTATGTAGATAGAAAGGAAAAAGAGATTTTAACAGTATCTAAAGTACAAGTTTATAAAAGTTTTATAAGTATTGGAGGGAAAGATGGCTGGTTTATTTTTGATTCACTATGGGAAGTTCGTGGTTTTATTGATAAATTATTAGGAGGAGTCGGACTAAATAGAGGTAGAAAAAATCAATATAGTCTTAATATAGGAGAAAGTTTAGATTTTTGGAAAGTTGTTGATATAAAAGAAAATGAAAGACTACTTTTATATGCTCAAATGAAAGTTCCAGGAGATGCTTGGTTGGAGTTTAAAATTGAGGATAATAAACTAATTCAATCAGCATATTTTTATCCAAAGGGTTTATTTGGAAGAATTTATTGGTATAGTCTAGTCCCTATTCATTATTTAGTATTTAATAATATGATTAACTCTATTATAAAAAAAGCAGAAAAGCTCTAG
- a CDS encoding SH3 domain-containing C40 family peptidase: MNKLKFCKYISSFIFFILTFTACSNKNIQINDLKIYSQEPSIYLKDEVTFNNQNLYNTRFFQKYFEVWNKPSMNITKRGATWGFSYAKQDIYLQNFSKASKEWFDIHIKNSNFNDFKKELKKAITIKNSNIRVFPTNEMMFHNPYKEGEGFPFDYNQNSHLKINTPILVSHFSKDKAWAYIKAPSFYGWIPINNIAFVDKNFINKFKTNNYAITIKDKINIYDNFFIENLQLGTILPYKKNSFYIAKKDKNHKAYLTKIKIDSKNISLKPLVFKKENIEKIAKELIEEQYGWGGLFGFRDCSSFTQDFFTTFGIYLHRNSKQQTKNGKYLKINDLSNQEKKDFILKNAKPFKTLVYLKGHIMLYVGEKNNEPLVMHNVWGVKTKDFLNNKGRNIIGKNIISSLEFGKELKNYSNEDNVLSKIEGIVILDEEN, translated from the coding sequence ATGAATAAACTAAAATTTTGCAAATATATAAGTTCATTTATTTTTTTTATTTTAACATTTACAGCTTGTTCTAATAAAAATATACAAATAAATGATTTAAAAATTTATTCTCAAGAACCTAGCATTTATTTAAAAGATGAAGTAACTTTTAATAATCAAAACCTCTACAATACTCGATTTTTTCAAAAATATTTTGAAGTTTGGAATAAGCCTTCTATGAATATTACTAAAAGAGGAGCAACTTGGGGGTTTTCATATGCAAAACAAGATATATATTTACAAAACTTTTCTAAAGCATCAAAAGAATGGTTTGATATTCACATAAAAAATTCAAACTTTAATGACTTTAAAAAAGAATTAAAAAAAGCAATTACAATAAAAAATAGTAATATAAGAGTTTTTCCAACAAATGAAATGATGTTTCATAATCCATATAAAGAAGGGGAAGGTTTTCCCTTTGATTATAATCAAAACTCACACCTAAAAATAAATACTCCTATTTTAGTATCACATTTTTCAAAAGATAAAGCTTGGGCATATATAAAAGCACCCTCTTTTTATGGATGGATTCCTATAAATAATATAGCTTTTGTTGATAAAAACTTTATCAATAAATTTAAAACTAATAACTATGCAATAACAATAAAAGATAAAATAAATATATATGATAATTTTTTTATAGAAAATCTTCAATTAGGAACAATCCTTCCATACAAAAAAAATAGTTTTTATATAGCTAAAAAAGACAAAAACCATAAAGCATATTTAACAAAAATTAAAATTGATTCAAAAAATATAAGTTTAAAACCTTTAGTTTTCAAAAAAGAAAATATTGAAAAAATAGCAAAAGAGTTAATAGAAGAACAATATGGTTGGGGTGGACTTTTTGGTTTTAGAGATTGTTCAAGTTTTACCCAAGATTTTTTTACTACTTTTGGTATTTATCTTCATAGGAACTCAAAACAACAAACCAAAAATGGCAAATATCTAAAAATAAATGATTTATCAAACCAAGAAAAAAAAGATTTTATTCTTAAAAATGCAAAACCTTTTAAAACACTTGTTTATTTAAAAGGGCATATCATGTTGTATGTTGGAGAAAAAAATAATGAACCATTAGTAATGCACAATGTTTGGGGAGTAAAAACAAAAGACTTTCTAAATAATAAAGGAAGAAATATTATAGGAAAAAATATAATAAGTTCTTTAGAGTTTGGAAAAGAATTAAAAAACTATAGTAACGAAGATAATGTATTAAGTAAAATTGAGGGAATCGTTATCTTAGATGAAGAGAATTAA
- a CDS encoding TsoY family (seleno)protein, translating into MTLREKFNPMCFLASLGAGGLSVSFFMYLMFLVPHKDTPMATFNHVFPELIKGTWLSVVVAIALIGIIIFAFFHFKLLIWNTRQFLLYKKTESYDTLVNSNAEITLMTIPLTFAMTINVCFVLGAVFIPNLWSIVEFMFPFALLGFIIAGYFALKIIFTYFSRLLVKGEFDFTKNNNLSQMISIFSLSMVAVGFAAPGAMSHNIAINAIGIFGALFFASFAVLLLIIKITMGFKNMFEQGISVEASPSLWIILPILTLLGIMMIRVTFGLDHNFNSQMSKSSLFTLTSVLVSLQIIFGILGYKVMKMNKYFETYVDDEKTKSSVSFALICPGVAFFVLGMFFINFGLTFNSVIAKYSIMYFILMIPFIFIQLKTIQYFFKLKRKFNF; encoded by the coding sequence ATGACTTTACGAGAGAAGTTTAACCCTATGTGTTTTCTAGCTTCATTAGGAGCTGGTGGACTTTCTGTTTCCTTCTTTATGTATCTAATGTTTTTAGTACCACATAAAGATACTCCTATGGCAACATTTAACCATGTATTTCCTGAGCTTATAAAAGGTACTTGGTTATCAGTAGTTGTAGCAATTGCACTTATAGGAATAATTATATTTGCTTTTTTCCACTTTAAATTATTAATTTGGAATACAAGACAATTTCTTTTATATAAAAAAACTGAAAGTTATGACACACTTGTGAACTCAAATGCGGAAATAACATTAATGACTATACCATTAACTTTTGCAATGACAATTAATGTTTGCTTTGTTTTAGGTGCAGTTTTTATTCCAAACCTTTGGTCAATTGTAGAGTTTATGTTTCCATTTGCTCTTTTAGGTTTTATTATAGCAGGTTATTTTGCTTTAAAAATCATATTTACTTACTTTTCAAGATTACTCGTAAAGGGAGAATTTGATTTTACAAAAAACAATAATCTATCTCAAATGATTTCTATTTTCTCATTATCAATGGTTGCAGTAGGTTTTGCAGCACCTGGTGCTATGAGTCATAATATTGCAATAAATGCCATTGGTATTTTTGGAGCTTTATTCTTTGCTTCTTTTGCAGTTTTATTATTAATCATAAAAATAACTATGGGATTTAAAAATATGTTTGAACAAGGTATTTCTGTTGAAGCAAGTCCTTCGTTATGGATAATTTTACCAATATTAACTCTTCTTGGAATTATGATGATTAGAGTTACTTTTGGACTTGACCATAATTTCAATTCACAAATGAGCAAATCATCTTTATTTACTTTAACTTCAGTACTTGTATCTTTACAAATCATTTTTGGTATATTAGGATATAAAGTAATGAAAATGAATAAATATTTTGAAACATATGTAGATGATGAAAAAACAAAATCTTCAGTATCTTTTGCTTTAATTTGTCCTGGTGTTGCTTTTTTTGTACTAGGAATGTTTTTTATTAACTTTGGTCTTACATTTAACTCTGTTATAGCAAAATATTCTATAATGTATTTTATTTTGATGATTCCTTTTATTTTCATTCAACTAAAAACAATTCAATATTTCTTTAAATTAAAAAGAAAATTTAACTTCTAA
- a CDS encoding GGDEF domain-containing protein: MYKISVNKEIFNDLLLKKLKVLEKSTSSYWKRELLEPKIINDKIKYTIKQIDKIKITNGLGEDKPQMIIECKKVDYSFKKDLFEFHFGKILEQKNSDMSEDYKDTLIQVLLQERVQLQDSMNRDHLTGVYNRRKMENDLSAFVNQNNKDLLTAVFIDADRFKGINDNFGHETGDKALIYLAKRIQKYADILNGEAYRYGGEEFLILCFLPKDELLKKLEQLKEDIKSQKIYHSKKDISLTVSMGVAFYKDCKTKDELIKKADDCVYIAKDRGRDTIVVS; this comes from the coding sequence ATGTATAAAATTTCAGTTAATAAAGAAATATTCAATGACCTTTTATTAAAAAAATTAAAAGTATTAGAGAAAAGTACATCTTCTTATTGGAAAAGAGAATTACTTGAACCCAAAATAATCAATGATAAAATAAAATACACTATTAAACAAATTGACAAAATAAAAATAACCAATGGTTTAGGAGAAGATAAACCTCAAATGATAATAGAGTGTAAAAAAGTTGATTATTCTTTTAAAAAGGATTTATTTGAATTTCATTTTGGAAAAATATTAGAACAAAAGAACTCTGATATGAGTGAAGATTATAAAGATACTTTAATTCAAGTTTTATTGCAAGAAAGAGTTCAACTACAAGACAGTATGAACCGAGACCATTTAACAGGTGTTTATAATAGACGTAAAATGGAAAATGATTTATCAGCATTTGTAAACCAAAATAACAAAGATTTATTAACTGCAGTTTTTATTGATGCAGATAGATTTAAAGGAATAAATGATAATTTTGGTCATGAGACAGGAGATAAAGCATTAATATATCTTGCCAAAAGAATTCAAAAATATGCAGATATTTTGAATGGGGAAGCATATAGGTATGGTGGAGAAGAGTTCTTAATCTTATGTTTTTTACCTAAAGATGAATTATTAAAAAAATTAGAACAATTAAAAGAAGATATAAAATCTCAAAAAATTTATCATAGTAAAAAAGATATTTCACTTACTGTTAGTATGGGAGTAGCATTCTATAAAGATTGTAAAACAAAAGATGAACTTATTAAAAAAGCAGATGATTGTGTTTATATTGCAAAAGATAGGGGAAGAGATACTATTGTTGTTAGTTAA
- a CDS encoding c-type cytochrome gives MKKILLLTSVLACVAFANPYAKCVACHGANGEKVALGKSKIIKDMTKEDFIKAMKGYKDGTYGGAMKGVMKGQVATLSDADIEAIADKITSK, from the coding sequence ATGAAAAAAATTTTACTGTTAACTTCTGTTTTAGCATGTGTTGCTTTTGCTAACCCTTATGCAAAATGTGTAGCCTGTCATGGGGCAAATGGAGAAAAAGTTGCTTTAGGTAAATCTAAAATCATTAAAGATATGACTAAAGAAGACTTCATTAAAGCTATGAAAGGTTATAAAGATGGTACTTATGGTGGAGCTATGAAAGGTGTTATGAAAGGTCAAGTTGCAACTTTAAGTGACGCTGATATTGAAGCAATTGCTGATAAAATTACTTCAAAATAA
- a CDS encoding AMP-binding protein, with the protein MSINCIRTLIEDAQASHPEKVAIKFNEKEITYDELFTKVNQIAFYLKELNLPKGSRVGIYSTKSIEQVIAILSILSTDYVLVPLTRLLKPEQVEYIIKDCDIKCIITDRLKLESIEEINFDGHIVSYETTHKDIASFEEIFKYYNKPYTCEINGHDNAAITYSFGLTGTPKGIVISHRNLIDSARVVSQYLDLKEDDIISGTLIFNLDYGLNQIFCSLYKRATLALHRFILAGDFFNHLINDEVTVVPLMPINISSMFDEDEHKLPSADLLSKVRVLTSSGGNVTHKMLNDLDKYFPDAKFYSMHGLTEAFRSTYLEPSQIWIRPNSIGKAIPDVELYVINEEGKECKPREVGELIHRGGYIYKGYWNAPIETKERFKSIQILKDVINLEGQLTDEIVVATGDYVYKDEEGYFYFVSRHDDMIKTRGFRVSPFEIESVVANNLPQIDQCAIFSIANEEIEEEIVMVYSSRSEIVSKEIIFELKKHLASYMIPNKIIYKKSLPLIPSDKSKINKEELKKEFLDN; encoded by the coding sequence ATGTCTATTAACTGTATTAGAACACTTATTGAAGATGCACAAGCATCTCACCCAGAAAAAGTTGCGATAAAATTTAATGAAAAAGAGATAACTTATGATGAGTTATTTACAAAAGTAAATCAAATTGCATTTTATCTAAAAGAGTTAAACTTACCAAAAGGCAGTAGAGTTGGTATTTACTCTACAAAAAGTATTGAACAAGTAATTGCTATACTTAGTATTTTATCTACTGATTATGTGCTTGTTCCTCTTACTAGACTTTTAAAGCCTGAACAAGTTGAATACATAATAAAAGATTGTGATATAAAATGTATTATAACTGATAGATTAAAGCTTGAATCAATTGAAGAGATAAATTTTGATGGACATATTGTATCTTATGAAACTACACATAAAGATATTGCTTCATTTGAAGAAATTTTCAAATACTACAATAAACCATATACTTGTGAAATAAATGGACATGACAATGCTGCTATTACATACTCTTTTGGATTAACAGGAACTCCTAAAGGTATTGTAATCTCACATAGAAACTTAATTGATAGTGCGAGAGTTGTTAGTCAATATTTAGATTTAAAAGAAGATGACATTATTTCAGGAACTTTAATTTTCAATCTGGATTATGGATTAAATCAAATTTTCTGTTCTTTATATAAAAGAGCTACTTTAGCTTTACATAGATTTATTCTTGCAGGTGATTTCTTTAATCACCTAATTAATGATGAAGTTACAGTTGTACCTTTAATGCCTATTAATATTTCATCTATGTTTGATGAAGATGAACATAAGCTTCCAAGTGCAGATTTACTTTCAAAAGTTAGAGTATTAACTTCTTCTGGTGGTAATGTTACACATAAGATGTTAAATGACTTAGATAAATACTTCCCTGATGCTAAGTTTTACTCTATGCATGGATTAACAGAAGCCTTTAGATCAACATATTTAGAGCCATCTCAGATTTGGATTAGACCTAATTCTATTGGTAAAGCAATTCCTGATGTTGAACTATATGTCATCAATGAAGAAGGCAAAGAGTGTAAACCAAGAGAAGTTGGTGAGCTTATTCATAGAGGTGGTTATATTTATAAAGGATACTGGAATGCACCTATTGAAACAAAAGAGAGATTTAAATCAATTCAAATATTAAAAGATGTAATTAACTTAGAAGGACAACTAACAGATGAAATAGTTGTGGCAACAGGAGATTATGTTTATAAAGATGAAGAAGGTTACTTCTATTTTGTTTCAAGACATGATGATATGATTAAAACTAGAGGTTTTAGAGTAAGTCCTTTTGAAATAGAATCAGTTGTAGCAAATAACTTACCACAAATAGACCAGTGTGCAATCTTCTCAATTGCTAATGAAGAAATAGAAGAAGAGATAGTTATGGTTTATAGTTCAAGAAGTGAAATTGTTTCAAAAGAGATAATCTTTGAATTAAAAAAACATTTAGCTTCATATATGATTCCAAATAAAATTATTTATAAAAAATCACTACCTTTAATTCCTAGTGATAAAAGTAAAATAAATAAAGAAGAGCTAAAAAAAGAGTTCCTAGACAATTAA
- a CDS encoding glutamate mutase L — protein MSKLENKLLIDVGSTYFKLCTKDNVQQHFRDFNKDIYDDLTYKCADIIKNYNKENIHICSSANGGLSTLIIGITNSFSLKYATNIAFNSGINIIDTVLFRDIEKTSIPSDLIDVVIVVGGIDSVSNIFDERLFKFLDGLNYSNIVYVGSEKDSAFLKENIQNLSILPNIINEKLHVEEENLKEYLTNLYQADIMGKEDIKHLYNITSNQIFSTPYIVNKTLPMIDSKFKVADPYILIDIGGATTDIHYSKDLVEENMVTENEYDRLVFKKLGVYKSKESLIFAAKNNEFVYELLAHLKVTENIFEESSEKATRILMQLAIFLVLCKVSAYRKAYVNLKLNALNSIVLTGGITKVLKQEEIEDIVTFFYKKILNSQHNPTIVMDNNYDVWTLGMLEK, from the coding sequence ATGAGTAAATTAGAAAATAAACTATTAATTGATGTAGGAAGTACATACTTTAAACTATGTACAAAAGATAATGTACAACAACATTTTAGAGATTTTAACAAAGACATTTATGATGATTTAACTTATAAATGTGCAGATATAATCAAAAATTATAACAAAGAGAATATACATATTTGTTCTTCTGCAAATGGTGGGCTAAGTACACTTATTATCGGTATTACTAACTCTTTTTCTTTAAAATATGCAACAAACATTGCTTTTAATTCTGGTATCAATATTATTGATACAGTTTTATTTAGAGATATTGAAAAAACTTCTATTCCAAGTGACTTAATTGATGTTGTAATAGTTGTTGGAGGTATTGATTCTGTTTCAAATATCTTTGATGAAAGATTATTTAAATTTTTAGATGGTTTAAACTACTCAAATATCGTATATGTTGGAAGTGAAAAGGATTCTGCATTTTTAAAAGAGAATATTCAAAATTTAAGTATTCTACCAAATATTATTAATGAAAAACTTCATGTGGAAGAAGAGAATTTAAAAGAGTATTTAACAAATCTTTATCAAGCAGATATTATGGGGAAAGAAGATATCAAACACCTATATAATATCACTTCTAATCAAATTTTTTCAACTCCATATATTGTAAATAAAACTCTACCAATGATTGATTCAAAATTTAAAGTTGCTGATCCATATATTTTAATAGATATAGGTGGAGCAACAACAGATATTCATTACTCTAAAGACTTAGTTGAAGAGAATATGGTTACAGAAAATGAGTATGATAGACTTGTATTTAAAAAACTTGGTGTTTATAAATCAAAAGAGTCTTTAATCTTTGCAGCAAAAAACAATGAGTTTGTTTATGAATTATTAGCTCACTTAAAAGTTACAGAGAATATCTTTGAGGAATCAAGTGAAAAAGCAACTAGAATTTTAATGCAACTTGCTATCTTCTTAGTACTTTGTAAAGTATCAGCTTATAGAAAAGCATATGTAAACCTAAAACTAAATGCTTTAAACTCTATTGTTTTAACAGGTGGGATTACAAAAGTATTAAAACAAGAAGAAATAGAAGATATAGTAACATTCTTCTATAAGAAAATATTAAATTCACAACATAATCCTACAATCGTAATGGATAATAATTATGATGTATGGACTCTTGGAATGTTAGAAAAGTAA